One genomic segment of Mesoterricola silvestris includes these proteins:
- a CDS encoding ABC transporter permease → MPTLHFSLTQSLRSLARAPGFVVASCLTLSLGLAAALAAFGPAWDILGRPFDFRDSERIVTVSAEGPEGSTFIRPMKGSDFWTLRRELKATESLGACRDAFPEADLPEGKAPVRIALVTDGFFSTMGIPLLLGRDVEPGESRLGADRTVILEHRFWMRRYGGDPAVLGRTLNLDGVPHAIVGVLAPQRRKPWFLGDMVAFKPLAFEPGGRIPGGGVCWVFGRLSQGGRLAGLQSELDRVAPSLGPTRPAGDRSWGLKARGLVAQWRAQEAPALALTLAAGGLVLLLACANAAHLLLARNLARMREWGIRTALGSGLLGMGSIILTEAALLVLASLGLAVPLLAGLRAAGLLDLPPLGRVLNLPALIAALILALAGISALPMRWATRTDPALALQEGGTSTATRRSRRLRGGMAIFQVALAMALLCGAGMALRALERLRRTDLGYAYKDLAVACLRSDRGMDEALQRQLVREAEAIPGVKAAALSSSWPLVDQGNGEDLLPEGGSGTLHADYHRTGGGNLATLGLALLAGRDLEAGDQDACMVSRSFAERAWPGADPLGRRVSLPGGGRPPLTVVGVVGEARMSRLARAPVPALYAPIAKDLPGFPGLYLRTRLSTGALGGPLASILTRLDPSIRIQSINRLENLASREYEQPRLLSRQALVAAVLATVLAGVGLAGTLAETAARRRRDWGIRMALGAGPWHLVRHVLGDLARILAPGLALGMGLAWGLGRVLQYQFPGTDPADPAMLGGAAVLLALAGFAAGTLPALQVLGIRPAESLRAE, encoded by the coding sequence ATGCCGACGCTTCACTTCAGCCTGACGCAGAGTCTTCGGTCCCTGGCCCGGGCCCCGGGTTTCGTGGTGGCGTCCTGCCTGACCCTCAGCCTCGGTTTGGCGGCCGCGCTGGCCGCCTTCGGGCCGGCTTGGGACATCCTGGGGCGCCCCTTCGACTTCCGGGATTCCGAACGGATCGTGACCGTTTCGGCGGAGGGTCCCGAGGGCAGCACCTTCATCAGGCCCATGAAGGGCTCCGATTTCTGGACCCTCCGCAGGGAACTGAAGGCGACGGAGAGCCTCGGCGCCTGCCGGGACGCGTTTCCCGAGGCGGACCTTCCCGAAGGGAAGGCGCCGGTGAGGATCGCCCTGGTGACGGACGGGTTCTTTTCCACGATGGGGATTCCGCTGCTCCTGGGCCGGGACGTCGAGCCCGGGGAATCCAGACTGGGGGCGGACCGGACGGTGATCCTGGAGCACCGGTTCTGGATGCGGCGGTACGGGGGCGATCCCGCGGTGCTGGGGCGGACCCTGAACCTGGATGGCGTGCCCCACGCGATCGTCGGCGTCCTGGCCCCGCAGCGGCGCAAGCCGTGGTTCCTGGGTGATATGGTGGCCTTCAAACCGTTGGCTTTCGAGCCGGGCGGACGGATTCCCGGCGGCGGGGTCTGCTGGGTTTTCGGACGGTTGTCCCAGGGGGGAAGGCTGGCGGGCCTCCAGTCGGAACTGGACCGGGTCGCCCCGTCCCTGGGACCGACCCGGCCCGCCGGCGATCGTTCCTGGGGCCTCAAGGCGAGGGGCCTGGTGGCCCAGTGGCGGGCCCAGGAAGCGCCCGCCCTGGCCCTGACGCTGGCGGCGGGAGGCCTCGTCCTGCTCCTGGCATGCGCCAACGCCGCCCACCTCCTTCTGGCCAGGAACCTGGCCCGCATGCGGGAATGGGGGATCCGCACCGCCCTGGGCTCGGGCCTCCTGGGCATGGGGTCCATCATCCTGACCGAGGCGGCCCTCCTGGTCCTGGCCTCCTTGGGCCTCGCGGTGCCGCTCCTGGCGGGGCTCCGGGCAGCCGGCCTCCTGGATCTGCCGCCCCTGGGACGGGTGCTCAACCTGCCGGCCCTGATCGCGGCCCTCATCCTGGCCCTGGCCGGGATCTCGGCCCTGCCCATGCGATGGGCCACCCGGACGGATCCCGCCCTGGCCCTGCAGGAAGGGGGCACGAGCACGGCCACCCGGCGCAGCCGCCGGCTCCGGGGCGGCATGGCCATCTTCCAGGTGGCTCTGGCCATGGCCCTGCTTTGTGGGGCGGGGATGGCCCTTCGGGCCCTGGAGCGGCTGCGGCGGACGGATCTCGGCTACGCCTACAAGGACCTGGCCGTGGCCTGCTTGCGGAGCGACCGGGGAATGGACGAGGCCCTCCAGCGCCAGTTGGTGCGGGAGGCCGAGGCCATCCCCGGCGTGAAGGCGGCGGCCCTGTCCAGTTCGTGGCCCCTGGTGGACCAGGGGAACGGCGAGGATCTCCTGCCGGAGGGCGGCTCCGGGACCCTCCATGCGGACTACCACCGCACGGGTGGCGGCAACCTGGCCACCCTCGGGCTTGCGCTCCTGGCCGGGAGGGATCTGGAAGCCGGCGACCAGGACGCATGCATGGTGAGCCGATCCTTCGCTGAACGCGCGTGGCCCGGCGCCGATCCCCTGGGCCGGCGCGTGAGCCTCCCGGGGGGGGGCCGGCCGCCCCTGACCGTGGTCGGGGTGGTGGGGGAGGCGCGCATGAGCCGCTTGGCCCGGGCCCCCGTCCCGGCCCTTTACGCCCCCATCGCCAAGGACCTGCCTGGGTTCCCGGGGCTCTACCTGAGAACGCGCCTTTCCACGGGGGCCCTGGGCGGCCCCCTGGCATCCATCCTCACGCGCCTGGATCCCTCCATCCGGATCCAGTCCATCAACCGCCTGGAAAACCTGGCCAGCCGGGAATACGAACAACCCCGGCTCCTGTCCCGGCAGGCCCTGGTCGCGGCCGTACTGGCCACCGTGCTGGCCGGGGTCGGATTGGCGGGAACCCTCGCGGAGACCGCGGCCCGGCGGCGGCGGGACTGGGGCATCCGCATGGCGCTGGGGGCCGGCCCCTGGCACCTGGTGCGCCACGTCCTGGGGGACCTGGCCCGGATCCTGGCGCCGGGCCTGGCCCTGGGCATGGGCCTCGCATGGGGGCTGGGCCGGGTCCTCCAGTACCAGTTCCCCGGAACGGATCCCGCCGATCCCGCCATGTTGGGGGGCGCAGCGGTCCTCCTGGCCCTGGCGGGGTTTGCCGCCGGCACCCTTCCCGCCCTCCAGGTGCTGGGAATCCGCCCCGCGGAATCCTTGCGGGCCGAGTAG
- a CDS encoding addiction module antidote protein: MATAKASTVPALDPAKVRARTRPYDAARYLQNDEQIAAYLEAALEDGDPKVILQAIGTIARAKGMSEIARKAGLGRESLYKALSEDGNPEMITFLKVVRALGLSLHAAPTSA; encoded by the coding sequence ATGGCCACCGCCAAAGCTTCCACGGTTCCCGCTCTGGACCCGGCGAAGGTCCGTGCACGCACTCGCCCCTACGATGCCGCCCGCTATCTCCAAAACGATGAGCAGATCGCAGCCTACCTTGAAGCTGCTCTCGAGGACGGAGACCCGAAGGTCATTCTTCAGGCCATTGGCACCATTGCCCGCGCGAAGGGCATGTCAGAAATAGCTCGAAAGGCGGGCCTTGGCCGAGAATCGCTCTACAAGGCGTTGTCCGAGGATGGAAATCCAGAAATGATCACGTTCCTCAAGGTAGTCCGGGCTCTGGGGTTGTCTCTCCACGCAGCACCCACAAGCGCCTGA